One Pseudochaenichthys georgianus chromosome 4, fPseGeo1.2, whole genome shotgun sequence DNA window includes the following coding sequences:
- the LOC117445934 gene encoding transmembrane protein 275-like, translating to MVLPEKTSKPCAPKKTPRRALLHQSLPSPALCCACGLCIMLAGINITLVGAFAFGTFMPSGNPPIIIGPLLLLIALGFFTGCCVGSRRPPASMARKAKGGEKWGLMRMGTAAFEMETSEHTLQDTTAVQLSPTNSPSSSHKSSCSRGGDAGCQDGAGELHMSEMSGQGVTGDKDAVTSDRKLSSPTQMLQNTSST from the coding sequence ATGGTGCTACCTGAAAAAACCTCCAAACCATGTGCCCCCAAGAAGACCCCCAGACGCGCTCTGCTGCATCAGAGCCTGCCCTCCCCGGCCCTGTGCTGCGCCTGCGGCCTGTGCATCATGCTGGCCGGCATCAACATCACCCTGGTGGGAGCCTTCGCCTTTGGCACCTTCATGCCTTCAGGAAACCCCCCAATCATCATCGGACCTCTCCTTTTATTGATAGCATTGGGCTTTTTCACAGGGTGCTGTGTGGGCAGCAGGAGGCCCCCGGCAAGCATGGCCCGCAAGGCTAAAGGAGGCGAGAAGTGGGGGCTGATGAGGATGGGGACGGCAGCTTTTGAGATGGAGACGAGCGAGCACACGCTGCAGGACACCACGGCCGTCCAGCTCAGCCCCACCAACTCCCCCAGCTCCTCTCACAAGTCCAGCTGCAGCCGCGGGGGGGACGCCGGCTGCCAGGATGGAGCCGGGGAGCTGCACATGTCTGAGATGTCAGGCCAGGGTGTCACGGGAGATAAGGACGCCGTGACCTCTGACAGGAAGCTGAGCAGTCCCACACAGATGCTGCAGAACACTTCCTCGACATAG